The Vallitalea okinawensis genome includes a window with the following:
- a CDS encoding aldo/keto reductase, with the protein MIYKEYGRTGKKVSAIGFGGMRFPSHYSIEESAQVVRRASQLGINYFDTAPFYCDDKSEDIMGEAFKDMPNPFYVSTKSGIGNEPDANAVRKRIDKSLKRLGVKKINFYHMWCIMNLDHYKKVIAPGGPYWGAMKAKEEGLIDHIVVSTHANGNEIAQMIKEGYFEGVTLGYNIANFPYRQEGIEAAYEEGVGVVTMNPLGGGIIPQNQEYFNFIKENENESVIQAALRFNASHEAISVTLAGMGTIQEVEHNVKAVENLKILTSEKINQIKSELKKDMNQLCTTCQYCKKCPKDIDIPKYMNLYNMNVLKGKEKVIDRYQEMIKYKDIKQGEPLPADCIACGKCEKLCTQHLNIIDRLKWLDENIINM; encoded by the coding sequence ATGATTTATAAGGAATATGGACGGACTGGCAAAAAAGTGTCAGCCATTGGTTTTGGAGGTATGAGATTTCCATCACACTACTCTATTGAAGAGTCTGCTCAGGTTGTACGCCGTGCCAGCCAGCTAGGAATCAACTATTTTGATACTGCTCCTTTTTACTGTGATGATAAAAGTGAAGACATCATGGGAGAGGCATTTAAAGATATGCCTAATCCTTTCTATGTATCAACAAAAAGCGGTATTGGGAATGAGCCTGACGCCAACGCTGTACGTAAGAGAATTGATAAATCTTTAAAAAGATTAGGTGTAAAAAAGATTAACTTCTATCATATGTGGTGTATTATGAATCTAGATCATTACAAAAAAGTTATTGCACCAGGAGGACCCTATTGGGGAGCTATGAAGGCTAAAGAAGAGGGGCTTATCGATCATATTGTTGTATCAACTCATGCGAATGGTAATGAAATTGCACAGATGATAAAAGAAGGTTACTTTGAAGGGGTTACTCTGGGTTATAACATAGCTAATTTTCCCTATCGTCAGGAAGGTATTGAAGCTGCTTATGAAGAAGGTGTAGGAGTAGTTACAATGAATCCATTGGGAGGGGGCATAATTCCTCAAAATCAGGAATACTTTAATTTTATAAAGGAAAATGAGAATGAATCTGTTATACAAGCGGCTTTGAGATTTAATGCTTCCCATGAAGCAATCTCTGTTACCTTAGCAGGTATGGGTACAATCCAAGAGGTTGAACATAATGTGAAAGCAGTAGAAAATCTGAAAATCTTAACGAGTGAGAAGATTAATCAAATAAAATCAGAACTGAAAAAGGATATGAATCAGCTCTGTACAACGTGTCAGTACTGCAAAAAATGTCCTAAAGATATCGATATTCCAAAGTATATGAATCTTTATAATATGAATGTCTTAAAAGGTAAGGAAAAAGTTATTGATCGATACCAAGAAATGATCAAATACAAAGACATTAAGCAGGGAGAACCATTACCAGCAGACTGTATTGCATGCGGTAAATGTGAGAAATTATGTACACAACACCTGAATATCATTGACAGACTTAAGTGGCTAGATGAAAATATCATTAATATGTGA
- a CDS encoding winged helix-turn-helix transcriptional regulator has product MYDLDSGKMEYPIDIECSIEKALDVLNGKWTFLIIRDLFEGKKRFGELRKSLVGISPKTLSVRLKELESKGIIERTAYPTIPPTVEYSLTEKGKSLKKIIKEMKLWGAIWG; this is encoded by the coding sequence GTGTATGATTTAGATTCAGGTAAAATGGAGTATCCTATAGATATTGAATGTTCAATTGAGAAAGCACTCGATGTACTCAATGGGAAATGGACATTTCTCATTATCAGGGATCTGTTTGAGGGGAAAAAAAGATTTGGTGAACTGCGCAAGTCTCTAGTCGGCATTAGTCCAAAAACCTTATCGGTCCGTCTAAAAGAACTTGAGAGCAAAGGAATAATCGAGCGCACTGCCTACCCTACTATTCCACCTACAGTTGAATACTCTCTAACAGAAAAAGGGAAAAGCTTAAAGAAAATTATTAAAGAAATGAAACTTTGGGGTGCTATATGGGGCTAA
- a CDS encoding DUF1893 domain-containing protein produces the protein MIDLNLAKEILVSEKLTCVIVKGNNVIMTSHEKGVRPLLQYLRDSNEKPQKVFLADKVIGKAAALLAVLADVHTVFADILSEEAKKVLDENNIVVEYNQLVPYIKNRLGTGQCPMENLVADIQEPNMAYQAILDFINQNK, from the coding sequence ATGATAGATCTTAACTTAGCTAAAGAAATATTAGTATCCGAGAAACTAACATGTGTAATTGTTAAGGGAAATAATGTGATTATGACTTCCCATGAGAAAGGTGTTCGTCCATTGCTTCAGTATCTAAGAGATTCTAATGAAAAGCCTCAAAAGGTATTTTTGGCGGATAAAGTTATTGGTAAGGCAGCCGCGCTATTAGCTGTTTTGGCAGATGTACATACCGTTTTTGCAGATATATTGAGTGAAGAAGCGAAAAAGGTTTTAGATGAAAATAATATAGTTGTTGAATACAATCAACTTGTTCCTTATATAAAAAATCGATTAGGGACAGGACAATGTCCAATGGAAAATCTAGTCGCTGATATTCAAGAACCCAACATGGCTTATCAAGCAATATTGGATTTTATTAATCAAAATAAATAG
- a CDS encoding ECF transporter S component has product MNTKKIVYIGLFTAFGVLIPQVFHLIGGPGLGPIFLPMHIPVLIAGFVGGPLVGLYTGILSPIFSHFVTGMTMPPIPLLYFMVFELGTYGFVSGILFKKYKLNVILSLSGAMIGGRLVYGILLSIVVYLFNINLPPYISVTGAIIKGLPGIVIQIIVIPIIVVMLKKGGFINDRS; this is encoded by the coding sequence ATGAATACTAAAAAAATTGTATATATTGGTTTATTTACTGCTTTTGGAGTTTTGATCCCACAAGTTTTTCATTTAATTGGAGGACCTGGGTTGGGACCAATTTTTTTACCAATGCATATTCCTGTTTTAATAGCTGGTTTTGTTGGGGGACCATTAGTTGGACTATATACAGGGATTTTATCACCTATTTTTAGTCATTTTGTCACGGGAATGACAATGCCCCCTATACCACTGTTATATTTTATGGTCTTTGAGTTGGGTACATATGGTTTTGTATCAGGTATATTATTTAAGAAATATAAATTGAATGTTATTTTATCACTTTCAGGAGCTATGATAGGCGGGCGTTTAGTTTATGGGATTTTATTGAGTATCGTTGTTTATTTATTCAACATTAATCTACCACCTTATATTAGCGTAACAGGCGCAATCATTAAAGGGTTACCTGGTATCGTTATTCAAATCATAGTTATTCCTATTATTGTTGTGATGCTGAAGAAAGGTGGTTTTATCAATGATAGATCTTAA